One Paenibacillus sp. FSL W8-0186 genomic window carries:
- a CDS encoding tetratricopeptide repeat protein, whose amino-acid sequence MMFQHVFAEMNEMLDEIARQYPIAQGTHKHELARKWHLLRQMSDSMIEEWLVFEEKMGMLRQSGISLEDRYEPDYPEMSADAFVKGQGYYKLLMFPQSLDQFQAVLKEYPDSLIGRTYLAMCHLHLDESEEAAIHFEAVLRSAANKRLRSIIYNALGCIEAKKGNRSKAREFFTLAHHSDPSLPEPLANWEACLHSTGKLQYGTQLTKLM is encoded by the coding sequence ATGATGTTTCAACATGTGTTTGCGGAAATGAATGAAATGTTGGATGAAATTGCCCGGCAATACCCGATCGCCCAAGGGACTCATAAGCATGAACTTGCCCGAAAGTGGCATCTTCTGCGGCAAATGAGCGATAGCATGATTGAAGAATGGCTTGTTTTCGAGGAGAAGATGGGAATGCTGCGCCAATCCGGTATTAGTCTCGAGGACAGATATGAGCCGGATTATCCGGAAATGAGCGCCGATGCTTTTGTCAAAGGCCAGGGATATTATAAGCTGCTGATGTTTCCCCAGTCCCTGGATCAATTTCAGGCCGTACTAAAGGAATATCCGGACAGCTTGATCGGCCGCACCTATTTGGCGATGTGCCATCTTCATCTGGATGAAAGCGAGGAGGCCGCAATCCATTTTGAAGCAGTCCTTAGGAGTGCGGCAAACAAGCGGCTGCGTTCCATTATTTACAATGCGCTTGGCTGCATTGAGGCGAAAAAGGGAAATCGCAGCAAAGCGAGGGAGTTTTTCACCCTTGCTCACCATAGCGACCCCAGCTTGCCGGAACCGTTAGCCAATTGGGAAGCCTGTCTGCATAGCACAGGAAAACTTCAGTACGGCACTCAGCTTACGAAATTGATGTAG
- the panD gene encoding aspartate 1-decarboxylase: protein MYRTMMKSKIHRATVTEANLNYIGSITIDEDLMETADLLENEKVQIVNNNNGARLETYVIPGPRGSGVICLNGAAARLVQPGDNVIIISYAQMSAEELRSHKPTVVFVDEHNRPVETAKEEVHATIR, encoded by the coding sequence ATGTATAGAACGATGATGAAATCGAAAATTCACCGGGCTACAGTAACCGAGGCGAATTTGAATTATATTGGAAGCATTACAATCGATGAGGATCTGATGGAGACGGCGGATCTTCTTGAGAATGAGAAGGTGCAGATCGTGAACAATAATAACGGCGCGCGTCTGGAAACCTATGTCATTCCAGGGCCGCGCGGGAGCGGAGTGATCTGCCTGAACGGGGCGGCAGCCCGGCTGGTTCAACCCGGCGACAACGTAATCATCATTTCCTATGCGCAAATGTCCGCGGAAGAGCTGAGAAGCCATAAGCCGACCGTCGTTTTCGTCGATGAGCACAATCGTCCCGTAGAGACTGCCAAAGAGGAAGTCCACGCTACGATTCGTTAA
- the panC gene encoding pantoate--beta-alanine ligase, translating to MIVLTEIRDVREHLRAERFAAAKEGRELQVGFVPTMGYLHEGHASLLRSARMDNDLVVLSIFVNPIQFGPNEDFDRYPRDRDKDMALAKREGVDIVFLPSVDEMYPQPTKTKVHVAELTDHLCGAARPGHFDGVTTVVSKLLNIVAPDRAYFGQKDAQQVAVITQMVQDLNMDVEIVPCPIVREEDGLALSSRNVYLSPEQRQASLVISRSLRLAEQMAREKESATAGDIASELVRSIEAEPTAVIDYADIRRFPSLESVPSSMRVKDADGKLLIAAAVKFGATRLIDNVILTMEGDK from the coding sequence ATGATTGTGTTAACAGAGATCAGGGATGTCAGGGAGCATTTGCGTGCTGAGCGCTTTGCCGCCGCTAAAGAAGGAAGGGAGCTTCAGGTCGGGTTTGTTCCTACGATGGGATATTTGCACGAAGGGCATGCCAGCCTGCTGCGGAGCGCCCGGATGGACAATGATCTAGTCGTATTGAGCATTTTTGTAAATCCGATCCAGTTCGGACCTAATGAGGACTTTGACCGTTATCCGCGCGACCGTGACAAAGATATGGCGCTCGCCAAACGCGAAGGCGTAGATATTGTTTTCCTGCCGTCCGTCGATGAGATGTACCCACAGCCGACGAAGACGAAGGTTCACGTGGCCGAGCTGACGGATCACCTATGCGGGGCAGCGCGTCCCGGCCATTTCGACGGCGTGACGACCGTAGTCAGCAAGCTGCTGAATATCGTTGCTCCAGACCGGGCTTATTTCGGACAGAAGGATGCACAGCAGGTTGCGGTTATTACGCAAATGGTCCAGGATCTCAATATGGATGTCGAAATCGTTCCTTGTCCGATCGTGCGAGAAGAGGACGGGCTGGCTCTTAGCTCCCGCAACGTATATTTGTCGCCGGAGCAGCGTCAGGCCTCGCTGGTCATCTCCCGTTCTTTGCGGCTGGCGGAACAGATGGCCAGAGAGAAGGAGTCGGCAACGGCAGGGGATATTGCCTCGGAGCTGGTTCGGAGTATCGAAGCTGAGCCGACTGCTGTAATCGATTATGCGGACATTCGCCGTTTTCCTTCCCTGGAGTCCGTACCAAGCTCGATGCGCGTCAAGGATGCAGATGGGAAGCTGCTGATTGCCGCCGCGGTCAAATTTGGAGCCACCCGGCTGATCGACAACGTTATTTTAACGATGGAGGGAGACAAATAG
- the panB gene encoding 3-methyl-2-oxobutanoate hydroxymethyltransferase — protein MTVKHALNIVKMKKMKQEQIPLTMITAYDYPSARLAEEAGVDLILVGDSLGNVVLGYDTTIPVTIEDMVYHSRAVARGAQHTFIVTDLPFMTYHGSIDETMRQVRRVMQEGHAHAVKLEGGAEIAHTVQAVVQAGVPVLGHIGLTPQSVNQIGGYRIQGKDQADAERLMADAKALEQAGAFAIVLELVTEQVAEAISKELAIPTIGIGAGRGCDGQVLVFHDVLKYAPDYREKKFVKTYADIGEQIRQGISEYVNDVKKRVFPGEQHVFAADEKVVDGLYAKGKVEG, from the coding sequence ATGACAGTCAAACATGCCTTAAACATCGTGAAAATGAAAAAAATGAAGCAGGAACAAATCCCTCTTACCATGATTACCGCATACGATTATCCTTCTGCCCGGCTGGCGGAGGAAGCGGGCGTAGACCTCATTCTAGTTGGAGATTCGCTTGGCAATGTCGTGCTTGGCTACGATACGACGATTCCGGTAACGATCGAGGATATGGTTTACCACAGCCGGGCCGTAGCTCGTGGCGCCCAGCACACCTTTATCGTAACAGATTTGCCATTCATGACTTATCATGGCAGCATCGATGAGACCATGCGCCAGGTCAGAAGGGTCATGCAGGAAGGCCATGCCCATGCTGTGAAGCTGGAGGGGGGCGCAGAAATCGCTCATACGGTTCAAGCGGTCGTACAGGCTGGCGTTCCCGTGTTGGGCCATATCGGCTTAACGCCGCAATCCGTCAATCAGATCGGAGGATATCGCATTCAGGGGAAAGATCAAGCGGATGCCGAGCGCCTCATGGCTGACGCCAAGGCTCTGGAGCAGGCAGGAGCGTTTGCCATCGTTCTGGAGCTGGTGACCGAGCAGGTTGCTGAAGCGATTTCCAAGGAGCTTGCAATTCCAACGATCGGCATCGGTGCGGGACGGGGATGCGATGGGCAGGTGCTCGTTTTCCATGATGTGTTGAAATATGCCCCGGATTACCGGGAGAAGAAATTTGTGAAAACCTATGCCGATATCGGTGAGCAGATCCGACAAGGCATTTCAGAATATGTGAACGATGTGAAGAAGCGCGTTTTCCCTGGAGAGCAGCATGTATTTGCTGCCGACGAGAAGGTAGTCGATGGTTTGTATGCAAAAGGGAAGGTGGAAGGTTAG
- a CDS encoding biotin--[acetyl-CoA-carboxylase] ligase codes for MSDSRLLDMLLSRPGEYISGEEISRKLSISRTAVWKQINKLREEGYEFEAVSRKGYRLVSKPEKLEYSTLLQAFSTVSFGRTLKLMDVTTSTQEEVRLLAEHGASEGALVIAEEQTIGRGRQGRKWHSPAGKGIWMSLLLRPQLPLSAAPQLTLLTAVAVCRAVRAVTGIGVGIKWPNDLLVRGRKICGILLESVGEDEMIRYCIAGIGIDANLEPDDLPPELASIATSLQIESGRKVDRAVLIGAVMTEMEKLYGLYMEEGFAPIGHLWEALSVTTGQHITVKTAQGEVSGRAVGLEERGGLLVMQEDDSLTTIFSGEVHFDGCNP; via the coding sequence ATGAGTGATAGCCGCTTGCTTGATATGCTGCTGTCCAGGCCAGGCGAGTATATATCCGGTGAAGAAATTAGCCGGAAATTGTCGATAAGCCGGACGGCGGTATGGAAACAAATTAACAAGCTTCGTGAAGAAGGCTATGAATTTGAGGCTGTCTCCCGCAAAGGATACCGTTTGGTCAGCAAACCGGAGAAGCTCGAATACAGTACCTTGCTCCAGGCATTCAGTACGGTCTCTTTCGGCCGGACCTTGAAGCTAATGGATGTAACCACATCTACGCAGGAAGAGGTTCGCCTGCTGGCGGAGCACGGAGCGAGTGAAGGTGCGCTGGTCATTGCCGAGGAGCAGACGATTGGGAGAGGACGGCAGGGCCGCAAGTGGCATTCTCCTGCCGGCAAGGGGATTTGGATGAGCCTGCTGCTTCGTCCGCAGCTTCCCTTATCTGCAGCACCCCAGCTTACATTGCTCACTGCGGTGGCGGTATGCCGCGCCGTTCGGGCAGTAACGGGAATCGGCGTCGGCATTAAATGGCCGAACGATTTGCTGGTCCGCGGACGCAAAATTTGCGGGATTTTGTTGGAGTCCGTAGGTGAGGATGAAATGATTCGCTATTGCATTGCGGGAATCGGCATCGATGCCAATCTAGAACCTGACGACCTGCCGCCGGAGCTGGCATCCATAGCGACCTCTTTGCAAATCGAAAGCGGCCGGAAGGTGGACCGGGCTGTACTGATCGGCGCAGTGATGACAGAGATGGAGAAGCTCTATGGGCTTTACATGGAAGAGGGTTTCGCCCCGATCGGCCACTTATGGGAGGCATTATCCGTGACAACTGGCCAGCATATTACCGTCAAGACAGCACAGGGAGAAGTAAGCGGAAGAGCGGTCGGTTTGGAAGAAAGGGGAGGACTCCTCGTCATGCAAGAGGATGACAGCCTCACCACAATTTTCTCAGGGGAAGTGCATTTTGACGGGTGTAATCCTTAA
- a CDS encoding CCA tRNA nucleotidyltransferase translates to MQVWKQVDPLMLHQGERVLRTLLESGYSAYFVGGCVRDELMGRPVHDMDIATSAKPEQVMELFERTIPTGLQHGTVTVLMGDYPFEVTTFRTESHYEDHRHPAAVEFVDEITQDLQRRDFTMNAIARSLDGELTDPFQGWSDIREGVIRCVGQAAERFDEDALRMMRAVRFASVFGFRPVKSLWRALIQGRDKLTFVAMERVRAELERLMLGPNPLRGLELLRRSRLLHYAKLPFKEGDKRSPGQDGQLQALSHMPADPQELRWSLLLQGLGISGYEAEARMKVWTFSNQVAETTADIMRFDEAWGEIKARLGAAGSDRLRRSWIELQLHYGQMISQLWLERERQWLACQGSAGKEALLRLNEEEMRWHRDVPVHELKELAIRGGDVLAALGQRGGPWLGDLMKRLLQLVAVGDVPNEKELLLDYVKAVVKQNE, encoded by the coding sequence ATGCAAGTATGGAAGCAGGTAGACCCCCTGATGCTGCATCAGGGGGAACGGGTGCTTAGAACATTGCTCGAATCCGGCTACAGCGCCTATTTCGTCGGAGGCTGCGTTAGAGATGAATTGATGGGCCGCCCGGTGCATGATATGGATATCGCGACTTCGGCGAAGCCTGAGCAAGTTATGGAATTGTTCGAACGTACAATTCCGACCGGTTTGCAGCATGGCACCGTAACAGTGCTGATGGGAGACTACCCGTTTGAGGTCACGACGTTTCGCACAGAATCCCATTATGAAGATCATCGCCACCCTGCAGCCGTCGAATTTGTGGATGAGATAACCCAGGATTTACAGCGCCGCGACTTTACGATGAATGCGATTGCCCGCAGTTTGGATGGCGAACTGACGGATCCTTTTCAGGGGTGGTCGGACATTCGGGAAGGAGTCATCCGCTGCGTTGGACAGGCTGCGGAGCGGTTTGACGAGGATGCGCTCCGTATGATGCGAGCAGTTCGCTTTGCATCGGTGTTCGGTTTCCGCCCCGTAAAGAGCCTCTGGCGGGCGCTTATTCAAGGTAGGGATAAACTAACCTTTGTGGCGATGGAACGTGTACGGGCCGAACTGGAGCGTCTGATGCTGGGGCCGAATCCTCTCCGGGGACTGGAGCTGCTTCGCCGCAGCCGGCTGCTCCATTATGCCAAGCTGCCATTTAAAGAAGGTGACAAGCGGAGCCCCGGGCAGGACGGACAGCTTCAGGCGCTGAGCCATATGCCGGCCGATCCCCAGGAGCTAAGATGGTCATTGCTCCTTCAAGGATTAGGAATATCCGGGTATGAGGCGGAGGCCAGGATGAAAGTATGGACATTCTCGAATCAAGTCGCTGAGACTACGGCAGACATCATGAGATTTGACGAGGCATGGGGCGAAATAAAAGCGAGACTCGGTGCAGCCGGGTCGGACCGGCTTCGCCGGAGCTGGATCGAGCTTCAGCTGCACTACGGACAAATGATCAGCCAACTGTGGCTGGAGCGCGAGCGCCAATGGTTGGCTTGCCAGGGAAGCGCGGGGAAAGAGGCGCTGCTTCGTCTGAATGAGGAGGAAATGCGCTGGCACCGCGACGTGCCCGTTCACGAGCTAAAGGAGCTGGCGATTCGCGGCGGGGACGTACTTGCGGCTTTAGGCCAGAGAGGCGGCCCATGGCTGGGGGATCTAATGAAGCGGCTGCTGCAGCTCGTAGCCGTCGGCGATGTGCCAAATGAGAAGGAGCTTTTGCTCGATTATGTGAAAGCTGTGGTGAAGCAAAATGAGTGA
- the bshA gene encoding N-acetyl-alpha-D-glucosaminyl L-malate synthase BshA — MDPFLKIGITCYPTLGGSGVVATELGKLLAEKGHEVHFISHSVPFRLGSYHKNIFYHEVEVSDYYVFRYPPYDLSLATKMAQVAKQQELDILHVHYAVPHAVCAFLAKQMVGDKLKIVTTLHGTDITVLAQDESLKDLIRLAINESDAVTSVSRDLMRETREVLDISRDIELTYNFVDERVYYPRDAKSCRSEFAGPGEKVLMHISNFRPVKRVSDVVDVFNMVNAEVPSKLLFVGEGPDLPKIQWKVKELGLADRVHFLGKQDDIAHVISMADVLLLPSEKESFGLVALEAMACGIPTVGSMAGGIPELVAHRETGFLSPIGDTRQMADDTLSLLKDEQLAHKFREACLARAKNEFSSDLITAQYESIYYKVLGRKTPVPKPLCG, encoded by the coding sequence ATGGACCCATTTCTAAAAATCGGCATAACCTGTTATCCGACGCTTGGCGGTTCCGGGGTTGTTGCCACTGAGTTAGGCAAGCTGCTGGCAGAGAAAGGACATGAGGTTCATTTCATATCGCATAGCGTTCCTTTTCGCTTGGGCAGCTACCACAAGAATATTTTTTATCATGAAGTAGAGGTCAGCGATTATTATGTATTCCGATATCCGCCTTACGATTTATCGCTGGCCACGAAGATGGCGCAGGTAGCCAAGCAGCAGGAGTTGGATATTTTGCACGTGCATTACGCGGTTCCGCATGCGGTCTGCGCTTTTCTGGCCAAACAAATGGTTGGCGATAAACTGAAAATCGTTACCACACTGCACGGAACGGACATTACAGTGCTTGCGCAGGATGAATCGCTGAAGGACTTAATCCGGCTGGCGATTAACGAGAGCGACGCAGTTACATCGGTGTCCCGCGATCTTATGAGAGAGACCCGCGAGGTCCTTGACATTTCGAGAGATATTGAACTCACGTATAATTTCGTAGATGAGCGGGTGTACTACCCGCGTGACGCGAAATCCTGCCGCAGTGAATTCGCCGGTCCCGGTGAGAAGGTGCTCATGCATATTTCCAACTTTCGCCCTGTCAAGCGGGTAAGCGATGTTGTGGATGTATTCAATATGGTCAATGCAGAGGTTCCTTCCAAGCTGCTGTTCGTCGGCGAAGGTCCGGATCTTCCCAAAATCCAATGGAAAGTAAAAGAGCTAGGATTGGCGGATCGCGTTCATTTCCTCGGCAAGCAGGATGATATCGCTCACGTTATCTCGATGGCGGATGTCCTGCTCCTGCCGTCCGAAAAGGAAAGCTTCGGTCTTGTTGCCCTGGAAGCGATGGCCTGCGGCATTCCAACCGTTGGTTCGATGGCGGGGGGGATTCCCGAACTGGTCGCTCACAGAGAGACGGGCTTCCTGTCCCCCATCGGGGATACGCGCCAGATGGCGGACGACACACTCTCGCTGCTTAAAGACGAGCAGCTTGCGCATAAATTCCGTGAGGCATGTTTGGCGCGTGCAAAAAACGAATTCAGCAGCGATCTCATTACAGCGCAATATGAGAGCATTTATTATAAAGTGCTGGGACGCAAAACGCCCGTACCGAAGCCGCTTTGCGGATGA
- the bshB1 gene encoding bacillithiol biosynthesis deacetylase BshB1: MKLDILVIGAHADDAEIGMSGTIAKQVAAGFKVGILDLTEAELSSNGNVQLRKEEAAAASRVLGLAHRGNLGLPDRGLDATPDNIAAVAAVIRSHAPDIVFAPYWEDRHPDHVAASKLVEEAVFNAKLRRYMPEIPAIPLPELYFYFINDWRTPDLLVDITEFYPVKEQALECYRSQFGQAAPGEDIAPTPLNQGYVERVKARDALLGQRKLIPYAEGFAVKSPFLIERFGSSSI; encoded by the coding sequence ATGAAGCTGGATATTCTCGTCATTGGCGCTCATGCTGACGATGCGGAGATCGGCATGTCCGGCACGATCGCGAAGCAGGTTGCGGCCGGATTTAAAGTGGGCATCCTCGATTTGACGGAAGCCGAGTTGTCCTCGAATGGCAACGTTCAATTGCGCAAAGAGGAAGCGGCCGCAGCTTCCCGGGTGCTCGGGCTGGCGCATCGGGGAAATTTGGGATTGCCGGATCGGGGACTGGATGCCACGCCGGACAATATAGCCGCTGTTGCTGCAGTGATCAGGTCGCATGCGCCGGATATCGTCTTCGCTCCGTATTGGGAGGATCGCCATCCTGATCATGTGGCAGCGAGCAAGCTTGTGGAGGAAGCTGTCTTCAACGCCAAGCTGCGGCGCTATATGCCGGAAATTCCTGCGATCCCTCTTCCTGAATTATATTTTTATTTCATTAATGATTGGAGAACGCCGGACTTGCTCGTAGATATCACCGAGTTTTACCCGGTCAAGGAGCAAGCGCTGGAATGCTATCGTTCTCAATTTGGACAGGCCGCTCCCGGAGAGGATATCGCTCCGACGCCTCTGAATCAGGGGTATGTGGAACGGGTGAAAGCAAGGGATGCTTTGCTTGGCCAACGCAAGCTTATTCCTTATGCCGAAGGCTTTGCGGTCAAGTCGCCCTTTTTGATAGAACGATTCGGATCCAGCAGCATATAA
- a CDS encoding methylglyoxal synthase — MMNIAFIAHDRKKEDIVNLAIAYEHVFMDKKLYSTGTTGARIMESTNLNIHRFLSGPLGGDQQIGALIAQNEMDLVIFLRDPLMAQPHEPDITALLRLCDVHGIPVATNMATAEILIRALDRGDFAWRELVEQNKPGLA, encoded by the coding sequence ATGATGAACATCGCATTTATTGCTCACGATCGAAAAAAAGAAGATATCGTTAACCTCGCCATAGCCTATGAACATGTGTTCATGGATAAGAAATTATATTCGACGGGAACGACAGGGGCGCGGATCATGGAGAGCACGAACCTGAACATTCACCGTTTCCTGTCTGGGCCGCTCGGCGGCGATCAGCAGATCGGCGCGCTGATTGCACAAAACGAAATGGATCTCGTCATTTTTCTGCGTGATCCGCTGATGGCTCAGCCGCATGAGCCGGACATCACAGCATTGCTTCGCCTTTGCGACGTGCACGGCATCCCCGTGGCAACGAATATGGCAACAGCGGAAATCCTGATCCGGGCTCTCGACCGGGGAGACTTCGCCTGGCGTGAGCTGGTAGAGCAGAACAAGCCGGGGTTAGCGTAA
- the dapB gene encoding 4-hydroxy-tetrahydrodipicolinate reductase: MTEQIRVAVAGAGGRMGKEVVKMVLEDPKLRLVAAVNLSDEGLDAGTLVGLPACGVTLSKDLELALVEGKPQVLVDFTTPQSAYSNTLTAIKHGVRPVIGTTGFTPEQIEDLDKQCQERGIGGLIAPNFSIGAILMMKFAAQAAKYFPHLEIIEYHGDQKLDAPSGTAVKTAELIAMNREELRQGNPNEEETIEGSRGGYYNGFRIHSVRLPGVFAQQEVIFGGFGQTLKIRHDSYERAGYMPGVNLAISKVLEYEGLIYGFEHFVD; the protein is encoded by the coding sequence ATGACTGAACAAATTAGAGTAGCTGTTGCCGGAGCTGGCGGCAGAATGGGTAAAGAAGTAGTGAAGATGGTTCTTGAGGATCCGAAATTGCGCCTGGTGGCAGCTGTGAATTTATCGGATGAAGGCCTGGACGCAGGTACGTTAGTCGGTCTTCCCGCTTGCGGCGTGACGCTCAGCAAGGATTTGGAGCTGGCGCTGGTAGAAGGCAAACCTCAGGTGCTGGTCGATTTCACGACGCCGCAGTCGGCGTATTCCAACACTTTGACGGCGATCAAGCATGGAGTTCGTCCAGTAATCGGAACAACGGGCTTCACACCGGAGCAAATCGAGGATTTGGACAAGCAGTGTCAGGAGCGGGGAATCGGCGGGCTGATTGCTCCCAACTTCTCCATCGGAGCCATCCTGATGATGAAATTTGCGGCCCAGGCGGCCAAATATTTTCCTCATCTTGAAATCATCGAATATCATGGGGATCAGAAATTAGACGCTCCCTCCGGAACTGCGGTGAAAACCGCGGAATTAATCGCCATGAACCGTGAGGAGCTGCGCCAAGGCAATCCGAACGAGGAAGAGACGATCGAAGGATCAAGAGGAGGCTACTATAATGGCTTCCGTATCCATAGCGTCCGTCTGCCTGGGGTTTTTGCCCAGCAGGAAGTTATTTTCGGCGGATTTGGCCAGACGTTGAAGATTCGCCATGATTCTTACGAGCGGGCCGGATATATGCCGGGGGTCAACCTTGCGATCAGCAAAGTGCTCGAATATGAGGGATTGATTTACGGCTTTGAGCATTTTGTAGACTGA
- a CDS encoding tetratricopeptide repeat protein has translation MQVEQNLQKAYRSIFDNDFEGAIHWFEQALAEGQDNADIHYRLSITCARSGQLEKAIHHARLAATLEPAHKEYKSHYDRLQSKELTLMAKKLLEKPQDPVRGLAKSAVALLERAVQLDPLSVIAQLWLSIAYGELQQYTLALRAVREAMHLPQDEAITKQLQQLEQRFASKINQSSS, from the coding sequence ATGCAGGTTGAACAAAATTTGCAGAAGGCTTATCGCAGCATCTTCGATAATGATTTTGAGGGAGCGATTCACTGGTTCGAGCAGGCGCTGGCTGAGGGACAGGACAATGCAGACATTCATTATCGCTTGTCAATTACTTGTGCGCGCAGCGGTCAACTGGAGAAGGCGATTCATCATGCCCGTTTGGCTGCCACGCTAGAACCTGCCCATAAGGAATATAAATCGCATTATGACCGGCTGCAGTCCAAGGAATTGACGCTCATGGCGAAGAAACTGCTGGAGAAGCCCCAGGATCCTGTTCGCGGGTTGGCGAAGTCTGCAGTTGCCCTGCTTGAACGGGCGGTCCAATTGGACCCGCTATCAGTCATCGCTCAGCTATGGCTGTCTATAGCCTATGGTGAATTGCAGCAGTACACGCTTGCTTTACGAGCCGTCCGGGAGGCGATGCACCTTCCGCAGGACGAGGCTATCACAAAGCAGCTTCAACAATTGGAACAACGGTTCGCATCCAAGATTAATCAATCATCATCCTAG
- a CDS encoding nucleotide pyrophosphohydrolase — MQREVDAYISQFKEGYFSPLSMLARMSEEVGELAREVNHRFGEKPKKPEEADNSIELELGDILFITICFANSLGIDLTEAHNKVMHKFNTRDAERWTKKDTD, encoded by the coding sequence ATGCAGCGGGAAGTGGATGCATACATATCGCAGTTCAAAGAAGGCTACTTCAGTCCGCTTAGCATGCTTGCCCGGATGAGTGAAGAGGTCGGCGAGCTGGCCCGGGAAGTGAATCACCGCTTTGGCGAGAAGCCGAAAAAGCCGGAGGAAGCCGACAATTCCATCGAACTGGAGCTAGGCGATATATTGTTCATTACGATTTGCTTTGCGAATTCGCTCGGCATCGACCTGACGGAAGCGCATAATAAGGTTATGCATAAATTTAATACCCGCGATGCTGAGCGTTGGACCAAAAAGGACACCGATTAA
- a CDS encoding YitT family protein — protein sequence MRTLKLASYLRTILPIMLGTAIYAFGLLYFIIPNQLMEGGVTGVTILLNYAFGISPSISNLVLNIPLFLLGWKILGGRSIIYTGLGIASLSFFLWMFENMIRTGWINPFTTEHDYILASLYAGVTLGAGLGLVFRFGGTTGGSDIIARILGRKYGWSMGQVILSLDVIIIGLSLFYIREENILYTLVAVFIASKVIDFIQEGAYSARAFTIISDFAPEIADIITKELERGVTLIPAVGAYSKQAKHVAYCVVSRQEMRRLREIVRSVDPRAFIIISDVHDVHGEGFKED from the coding sequence ATGAGAACTCTTAAACTGGCAAGCTATCTGCGTACTATTCTTCCCATCATGCTGGGAACGGCGATTTATGCATTCGGGCTGCTCTATTTCATTATACCGAACCAATTAATGGAGGGCGGGGTAACCGGTGTGACGATCCTGCTCAACTACGCGTTTGGCATTTCCCCTTCCATCTCCAACCTGGTGCTGAATATCCCTTTATTTCTATTAGGGTGGAAAATATTAGGGGGCCGCTCCATCATATATACGGGGCTCGGCATTGCCTCATTGTCTTTTTTCCTCTGGATGTTCGAAAATATGATTCGTACCGGTTGGATCAATCCTTTTACGACCGAGCATGATTACATTCTTGCCTCCCTTTACGCCGGGGTTACGCTTGGTGCTGGCCTTGGCCTCGTTTTTCGCTTTGGGGGCACGACAGGAGGCTCGGACATCATCGCCAGAATTCTCGGCCGCAAATACGGCTGGAGCATGGGACAAGTGATTTTAAGCCTGGACGTGATCATTATCGGCTTGTCTCTGTTCTATATCCGGGAGGAAAATATTCTATATACGCTGGTTGCCGTCTTTATCGCCTCCAAAGTCATTGACTTCATCCAAGAGGGCGCCTACTCCGCCCGGGCCTTCACCATCATCAGCGACTTCGCTCCGGAAATCGCCGACATCATTACGAAGGAACTCGAACGAGGCGTCACGCTCATCCCGGCTGTCGGCGCCTATTCCAAGCAAGCCAAGCATGTTGCTTACTGCGTCGTCTCAAGGCAGGAAATGCGGCGGCTGCGGGAGATCGTCAGGTCCGTTGACCCTAGAGCATTTATCATCATCAGCGACGTTCATGACGTACACGGGGAAGGCTTTAAAGAGGATTAG